Proteins encoded within one genomic window of Lynx canadensis isolate LIC74 chromosome B2, mLynCan4.pri.v2, whole genome shotgun sequence:
- the ZNF391 gene encoding zinc finger protein 391, which yields MEGVRGKTAQGRTNEEACKSEGPSSRQTKCPVRKTSSFGKTAIRKVSVTLKEIFTREGGPESSEFSPSSEVNTQQKTPEGARSPISRKHLEDNSDLIKHQKLFPQKKPCKCNECGKAFSYQSDLMVHSRTHGGEKPFECHECGKTFSRSTHLLEHQRTHTGEKPYECGECGKAFSRSTHLSLHRRIHTGEKPYECGACGKAFSRSTNLSQHQRTHTQERPYKCNECGKAFGDRSTVIQHQRIHTGENPYACRECGRAFSWISSLVEHQRTHTGDSPYACSGCGKVFSRSSSLSEHQRIHTGEKPHECGECGKGFGRSSSLIIHQRTHTREKPYKCNDCGKAFSQSSTLIRHQQLHAKG from the coding sequence ATGGAAGGTGTCAGAGGGAAGACTGCCCAAGGTCGTACGAATGAAGAAGCCTGTAAAAGTGAGGGCCCGTCGTCAAGGCAGACAAAGTGCCCCGTACGGAAGACATCTTCTTTTGGGAAAACAGCGATCAGAAAAGTGTCAGTGACCCTCAAGGAAATTTTCACGAGGGAGGGAGGTCCCGAATCTAGTGAATTTAGCCCAAGCTCAGAAGTTAATACCCAGCAGAAAACTCCAGAGGGAGCTAGATCCCCCATATCTAGGAAACACTTAGAAGACAATTCAGACTTAATTAAACACCAAAAACTCTTCCCACAGAAGAAACCCTGTAAATGCAATGAATGTGGCAAAGCCTTCAGTTACCAGTCAGACCTTATGGTCCACAGTAGAACTCATGGTGGAGAAAAGCCTTTTGAATGCCACGAGTGTGGGAAAACCTTCAGCCGAAGCACACACCTTCTCGaacatcagagaactcacactggagagaagccgTATGAATGCGGTGAGTGTGGAAAGGCTTTCAGCCGGAGTACTCACCTTAGTCTACACCGGAGGATCCACACGGGAGAGAAACCGTATGAATGCGGTGCGTGCGGGAAAGCCTTTAGCCGAAGCACTAACCTCAGTCAGCATCAGCGAACTCACACCCAAGAAAGACCTTACAAATGTAACGAGTGCGGGAAAGCCTTCGGCGACCGGTCAACCGTAATTCAGCATCAGCGCATACACACCGGCGAGAACCCGTACGCGTGTCGCGAATGTGGGAGAGCTTTCAGCTGGATCTCCTCCCTCGTTGAGCACCAGAGGACGCACACCGGGGACAGCCCCTACGCGTGCAGCGGCTGCGGGAAGGTGTTCAGCAGAAGCTCGTCCCTTAGCGAACACCAGAGGATCCACACCGGAGAAAAGCCCCATGAGTGTGGAGAGTGCGGGAAGGGCTTCGGTCGGAGCTCCTCCCTCATCATTCACCAGAGAACTCACACGAGAGAGAAGCCGTACAAATGTAACgactgtgggaaagccttcagtcaGAGTTCAACTCTCATCAGACATCAGCAGCTTCACGCGAAAGGGTAA